The sequence below is a genomic window from Serratia nevei.
GCGCACCATCAGCCAGCGAATGCCCATCTCGGCAATCACCGGCAGGGGGCCTCCTTCAATCACCGCGGGCCGTAAAGCGGCCATCAGCCGTTCTGTTTCCTCAGCCGCCATTGGGCGAAACTCAACTTCGGGTGCGGCGAACGCCAATGTGCCTTCCGGCAGGATATTGACCGCCACCAGGCCGACGCCGCATTCCTGCATCACCGTTCCAGGCCGTTTGGGCGTCAATCCGGCTTCCAGCAGGGCGTGGGCGGTGCCCAGCGTTGGGTGGCCGGCGAAGGGCAGCTCTTTTTCGGTGGTGAAAATGCGCACCTTATAATCCGCCACCGGGTGCGTCGGTTTAAGCACAAAGGTGGTTTCCGAAAGGTTGGTCCAACGGGCCAATGCCAGCATCTGCGCGCTGCTCAGCCCCTCGGCCTCCAGTACCACCGCCACGGGGTTGCCCTGCAGCGGCGTACGGGTAAACACGTCCACCTGTTTGTAGGCGCGGGGTGTCACATCATCACTTCTGAGCATTTGCCATCATCCGTTATCAACAAAACCTGATGATAACGATATTCGCCAATGGCTTCAAAGGGTTGAGTTTTGTTTTGAGATACCCGCCCGTCGCCATTTCAGCCCCGGCTTGGCGAACATCACCAGGTTGCCCAGCAGGATCAGGCACAGGCCCAGCACGGCGTTGAAGTGCCACTGATAGCCTTCGTAGATCGTTGAGATGGTCAGCGCCACCAGCGGGAACAGCAGGGTGCTGTAGGCCGCCGCGCCGGCGCCGATGCGGCCGAGCAGGCTGAAGTAAGCGGCGAAGGCGATCACCGATCCGAAAATCGCCAGGTACAGCAGGGAGCCGATATAGCGGCTGCTGTGTTCCATCTGGAACGAGGCGCCCTGCGCCAAGGCGATCAGCGCCATCAACAGCGCGCCGTAGGTCATGGCGTAGGTGTTGGTGGAAAAGATATCCAGCCCGCGGCGCTGATGGCGCGTGCTGATCATGTTGCCCAGCGAGAAGCCGTAGGTGCCGAGCGCGCTCAGGCCGATGCCTTTGAGCAGCTCCGGCGCCATGCGGGTGGCGGCCAGATCTTGCCAAAACAGCGCCACGATGCCGGTCAACCCCAGCAGCGCCGCCGGCAGCAGGTTGGGGCTGGGGCGCTGGCGGAAAAACAGCAGGCTGTTGAGGGCGTTGAACAGTACCGCCATCGAGAAGATCACCGATTCCAGCCCGCTGCTGATGTAGGCCGCCGCATGGTAGAAGCAGAAGAAGTTGAAGCCGAACACGCAGCAGCCCTGCAGCACGCAGAACAGATGATCGCGCGGAGCGAGGCGGCGCAGGCGGCGCGTTAGCAGCAGCACGGCGAACATCACCGCGGCGGAAATGGCGAAGCGGTAAGCGATCGAGACGGGAATGGCCACCGGCCCTTCCTGTTGCAGGGTGATCGCAATCCAGGTGGTGCCCCAAATCAGCACCACGGCGAGGTACAACAGCGCATTCATTCTATTTGTTACTCCGAAAAAACCGATGGCGCAGTATCCGCTTTGGCGCGCGGCGGCGCTTGCAGCGCTTTGCGCTCAGTTGCATATTCTTGCGCTTTTTTTGCCAAAAGCGCGGGGCGGCGGCTGGTATGCGGCGGCGCCACTCTTTACACTGTCGGCATGTCGAACAACGGGGCCGGCGATGTCCAACTATCAGGCGTTTGAAACACTGCGTGAGCACAAGGCGCGGCTGCACGGCAGCGTGCTGCTGGGCACCGGCGTGGAGCTGGCCGCCTGGTCCAACTGCAACGATCGCGTCACGCAGGAAAGCGCCGACCACCATACCCTGAGCCTGTACGTCGCCGACGGCTATGAGTGCTATCAGCAGGTGCCGGGCGGCTGGCGCAACGGCGGCGGGCCGGATCGGTTCTGCATCATGCCGCGCCAATACGCCTCCACCTGGGATGTGCGCAGCGATCTGTCGTTCGTGCATCTGTATTGCACCGACGGGCATCTGCGGCAGCTGGCGGAGCAGACCTGGGATCGCAGCCCGGCGGCGATCAACGTAGAGCCGCGCAGCTTCGGCGAAGATCCGCAGATCACGCTGCTGTATCGCCAGTTTTTGCTCAACTGCGACTGGCGGGACAGCGCCAACCTGCTGGCGCTCAGCAGCGCGTCTAACCTGCTGATGTCGCATCTGATCCAGCGTTACAGCCAGCTGCAGTGGAAGCTGCCGCCGGCGCGCGGCGGCCTGGCGCCTGCGGTGGCCAGGCGGGTGCGGGAATATATCGAAAACCACCTTGAACGGCCTTTGCTGTTGGCGGATCTGGCGGCGCAGGCCGGGTTGAGCGAATACCATTTCGCCCGCATGTTCAAGCACGCCACCGGGCTGGCGCCGCACCAGTTTGTGATGCGCGCACGGCTGCAACGCGCGGAACGGCTGCTGCGGCACAGCCAACAGCCGATCACCGAGATCGCGCTGGCGTGCGGCTTCAATTCCGCCAGCCATTTCAGCAACCGCTTCAAGGCGGCCTATGGATTTGCTCCGCTGCAGGTGCGGCTGGGGCGCTAACCGAAAGGGAGTGCAGCATGGATCAACAGTTTGCCGGGCTGGGCGTGTTGTTTGCCGCCGGATTCGGGCCCATCACGCGTGAGAACGACGAGAGCAAGGCGTTTTATGTCGAGGCGCTGGGGCTGCCGCTCAAGCCGATGCCGGGCAACGAAACCTATCTGCTGTCGGAGCAGGGCGCGCTGGACGGGGTGAAGCATTTCGCCCTGTGGCCGCTGGCGCAGGCGGCGCAGTCCTGCTTTGGCGACGATCGCTGGCCGGCGGATCTCGCGGTGCCGCAGGCGTGGATCGAGTTCGACGTGGCCGACATGGCGGCCGCCACCCAGGGGCTGGTCGATCGCGGTTATCGGCTGTTGGTCGCCAACCGCGAAGAGCCGTGGGGGCAGAGCGTTACCCGTTTGCTCAGCCCGGAAGGGTTGCTGGTCGGCGTCACCTATACGCCCTGGCTGCGGTAAACGCCACGCCGTTCGCCGCCGCCTGCCGGCGGTGAGCGGCTTAAGAACAAATACGCATTAGCTTAAAGCGGTCTGCGCTATAGACCCATCAAATCCCCGAGTGGTTTCCCTTCCTGTAAGCAGAAATTCCGTTCATTGCGTAAAAACCAATGGCCAGAACGCGCTATTGCCATGCCATTTTACGGCGATTTTCCCCCGTCTTTTTTTGCCGCCAGGTGCCTGATGGGAATAGAGATTATTCTTATATTTCCGCCAACCCTTAAGAAATAATAATGATTCTCGTTTTCAACCACGGAAAGGAGAAGGAACGATGAAAACAGTGAAGCGAACGGGCATCGCGCTGGCGATAGCCCTGACTTTCCCCCTGGCATTGCCCGCCGCTACGGCGGCGCAACCCTCCCTGACTAACAGTAAGGCGGCAACGATGACGGAAAAACACGGGCAGTTCATTGCGGTCGGTAAAGTGGTGCAGGTGACCTTCGGCGATTTCGCCTTCAAGCTGGATTTTACCGATGACAAGACCATGACCTTCACCGGCATCGGCGAGGCGTCGCAGGGCATCACCGATACCGTGCAATACACTGCGGTGGAGATTCGGCCGAAGGTCTATATGGTCTATTGGCACGAACCTCAGTCCGGCGACAACGTGACGCATATCGAGGACTTTGAGCGCGGCGAGGTGTACACCAACATCGCCGCCAAGGACGGCAGCTTCACCCATCTGAAAGGGCAGCTGAAAATCGTAGGTCACTCAGGAAAATAAGGAGCAGTTATGAAAAAGGCATTGATCACCTGTGCGATCGTCGGCGGCTTGCTGGCGAGTTACCCGGCGCTGTCAACGGATCAGGCGGCGTCTTACAAATCGACCGGCAAAGGCGGTTATCATCATGCCCAGCAGAAGCTGAAGGTGGTGGAAGATCTGTACGCGGGCTTCTTCAACCGCCACGACATCGGCGTGGCGCAGAGGCTGATTGTGGAAAACTACAAGCAGCATAACCCGTTCGTCGGCGACGGCATCAAGCCGTTCCTGGATTTTTTCAGCCAGACCTTTAAGGACAATCCGCAGTACAGCGCCAAAATATACCGCAGTGCGGTCAACGGCGATCTGGTCTATGTTCACGTCAAATACCAAAATAACCCGCAGGATCGCGGCACCGCCAGCGTGGATATTTATCGGGTGAACGATCAGGGGAAAATCACCGAGCATTGGGACGTCAATCAGGATGTGCCGGAAAAATCGGCCAACGACAATACCATGTTCTGATCCGCAAGGGCCGCTGCGGCGGCCCTCAACACGCCCGCAACACTTTATTTACTTACATAAATATTAAATGACCGCCGCGTCGAGTAGGCTACGGCCGCCTTTGGCAGTGGTGGCACGGTTGATGGGCGTCATTGTCCCACCACTGCTTGAGGCGTTTCCCCGCATTTCCCGTTATCCCGCGCGTTGACTCTCCACTTTTTTGAACTGATGGCGCAGCTGCAGCGCATTGCAAAGCACCAACACCGCCGTCACCGCGAACACCCAGCGGAACCCCATCATCGCCGAAATGCCCGAACCCAGCAGCGGGCCAACCACGTTGCCCAGGTACATAAAGGATTGGTTATAGCCGAAGATGCGCCCGGTCACCTGATCGGAGGAATACCTCAGCAGCAGCGCCTGCACCGCCGGCATCAGCGCGCCGTCGGCGAAGCCGAGCAGGAAGCGCAGAAGGCCCAGCTGCAGCGGCGTATTGACCCAGGCCATCACGGCGAACAGCCCGGTGGTGAACAGCAGCGCGGCGATCAGGATGCGAGCGGTGCCGATGCGATCGCCGAGGCGCCCGAGGCGCGGTGCCGAGATCAGCGCCGCAATGCCGGGCACGGCGGCGATCATGCCGCTGACAAAGGCAATATTGCTGACGTCGCCGGACAGCTCGCGGATGAACAGCGTCAGGATCGGGCTGATGGACGAGTTGGCCAGCTGGATCATCAGGGTACAAACGAACAGCGTGACGATCAGCGTCGGATAGGGCAGCGAACGGAATACCGCCTTGCCGCTCAGCTGATCCGCTTTTTTCACCGTGATGCGCCGCTCTTTAATCAGGAACAGCGTCACCAGGAAGCTGACGAACATCAGCCCGGCGGTGACGAAAAATACCACCCGCAGCCCCAGATGATCGGCCATCAGCCCGCCCAAGAGCGGCCCGGCGATCACGCCGGAGATCTGCCCGGTAGAGAGCGTGCCCAGCGCCCAGCCGCTTTTATCGCGCGGCGCCTGCGAGGCGACCAGCGCCATGGCGTTGGGAATATAGCCGGACGTCAGCCCCATCAGGGCGCGCAGCGCGAACAGCTGCCAGACGTTGGTGGCCAGCCCCTGCAGCGCGATGACGATCGCCATGCCCAGCGAAGCGCGCAGCAGCATCAGCTTGCGGCCTTTGCGGTCGGCCAGGCTGCCCCACAGCGGTGAGACTACCGCCGAGACCAAAAAGGTGCCGCTGAACACCAGCCCGGACCACAGGCTGAGGGATTGGTGATCGCTGACGCCGAGCTGTTCGACGTACAGCGGCAGAAAAGGGAGGATTTGGCTCATCGCCAGCCCGGTGAAGAAACACCCGAGCCAGACCGAGATCAGATTGACTTTCCACGCTTCCATCGGCTTACCGTACCACGTTGAATAAGGAGGGATTTATTAAGCAAAATAATAATAACACTGCAAATTAATCGGCGAGGGGCAAATGCGTGAGCAAACGTAACCCTGCCGATGCAGTGTCTTTTTTGCTATATATTAATAGCTATATTATCATAGGTAACTAGGTTAAGCCAGAGCGGCGCGGTAGCCAGGAAGGGCACCGCGCGATCCGGCGGTGTGAAAGCAGGGATAAACTGAACGCTAGATTGATGCCAATGAAGAAAGATCATCCTGAAGACGTGACGCTGCTGCGCACGCAGTTAATGTCGCTGGTGCGCCGTTTACGGCGCGAATCGCGCAGCGACGAAAAATCCTGGGCCCAGCTGATGCTGTTGGGGGCTATCGATCGCCACGGCGGCGAGGCGACGCCGTCGCTGCTGGCGGAATCGGAGCGCATGCGTTCCTCTAACCTGGCGGCCGCCTTGCGTGAGCTGGAGGCCGATGGCTTGCTGGTGCGCACGCCGGACGCCGAAGACAAACGCCGGGTGCGGGTGTGCCTGACGCCCGCCGGGCTGGGCCTGCTGCAGCAAAGCCGCAGCCGGCGCGAGGCGTGGCTGCTGGCGGCGATGGAGAGCTGTTTAACGGAGCGGGAGCAGGCGCTGTTGATTGAGGCAGGGGCCTTGATGGCGCGGCTGGCGGCGGCGCCGTCAACGGAAACGGAATAATCGGCGGGGCGGCCGGTGCGCCGCCCCTGCGGCGAGATTACGGCATCGGCCAATCGACCGGCATGGTGCTGACCACGTCCACGTAGCGATCCCAGGCCGAAGACCAGAATTGGGTGAAGGCTTCCAGGGTAAGGTGGATGCCCATCAGGCCCATCACGAACCAGCAGGCGGTAAACAGGCCCAGGCTGCTGAACATGAACGCCATGCCGTTACGGCTGGTCTTACGGCAAACGACGTTTAACTGGCTGGCGAAGAACATCATCACGGCGCTCAGCAACTCCCAGCGCATCATGACTAAACCGGTGGCAATGGTACTCATCGAACTCGATCCTATGTAACAAAAAGCCGCATCCGGCAGGGCGCCGACAGGGAAATGCGGGGGAATATCGGGAATAGTGTGATTAAGATCACATTGTAGCATTGGGGCGAACGGCGGCTCAATGGGAAGCGCGGTGAAAAAAACGCCGACGGTAACATTCCAATATGCTGAAACAGTTATGCCATTTCATTAGCAACCTTTTCATGGGGCGGTGCGCCCGATAACGCTATGCTTGCCGGCTTTTCAGTTCCCTGATTTTGCGGGGAAATGTGACGCAAAAGGTATCGGCACCGCATGGCCCTGTTAAAAGAAAAAATTCGCGACCACTCTGCGGAAGAGAGGCTGTTTATCCGCCGGGCCGGCGTAGCGCTGGCACTGGTGGTGGTCTGTTTCGGCGTGCTGATCGTCAATCTCTACCGGTTGCAAATCCGCCAGCACGGCTTTTACCAGACGCGTTCCAACCAGAACGACATCAAGATGCTGCCGATCGCCCCCAGCCGCGGGCTGATCTTCGATCGCAACGGCATTCCGCTGGTGCGAAACGTGACACTGTATCGTATCGAGGTCACGCCCAGCAAAATCAGCGACATGGCGGCGCTGCTGCAGACGCTGACGCCGATCGTCGACTTGACGCCGGAGGACATCAGCGCGTTTCGCGACGACATGCACCACAACAGCCGCTACAAACCGGTGACGCTCAAAGCCGGGCTGAGCGACACCGAG
It includes:
- a CDS encoding DMT family transporter, whose amino-acid sequence is MNALLYLAVVLIWGTTWIAITLQQEGPVAIPVSIAYRFAISAAVMFAVLLLTRRLRRLAPRDHLFCVLQGCCVFGFNFFCFYHAAAYISSGLESVIFSMAVLFNALNSLLFFRQRPSPNLLPAALLGLTGIVALFWQDLAATRMAPELLKGIGLSALGTYGFSLGNMISTRHQRRGLDIFSTNTYAMTYGALLMALIALAQGASFQMEHSSRYIGSLLYLAIFGSVIAFAAYFSLLGRIGAGAAAYSTLLFPLVALTISTIYEGYQWHFNAVLGLCLILLGNLVMFAKPGLKWRRAGISKQNSTL
- a CDS encoding multidrug efflux MFS transporter; its protein translation is MEAWKVNLISVWLGCFFTGLAMSQILPFLPLYVEQLGVSDHQSLSLWSGLVFSGTFLVSAVVSPLWGSLADRKGRKLMLLRASLGMAIVIALQGLATNVWQLFALRALMGLTSGYIPNAMALVASQAPRDKSGWALGTLSTGQISGVIAGPLLGGLMADHLGLRVVFFVTAGLMFVSFLVTLFLIKERRITVKKADQLSGKAVFRSLPYPTLIVTLFVCTLMIQLANSSISPILTLFIRELSGDVSNIAFVSGMIAAVPGIAALISAPRLGRLGDRIGTARILIAALLFTTGLFAVMAWVNTPLQLGLLRFLLGFADGALMPAVQALLLRYSSDQVTGRIFGYNQSFMYLGNVVGPLLGSGISAMMGFRWVFAVTAVLVLCNALQLRHQFKKVESQRAG
- a CDS encoding glyoxalase, yielding MDQQFAGLGVLFAAGFGPITRENDESKAFYVEALGLPLKPMPGNETYLLSEQGALDGVKHFALWPLAQAAQSCFGDDRWPADLAVPQAWIEFDVADMAAATQGLVDRGYRLLVANREEPWGQSVTRLLSPEGLLVGVTYTPWLR
- a CDS encoding MoaF-related domain-containing protein; this translates as MKTVKRTGIALAIALTFPLALPAATAAQPSLTNSKAATMTEKHGQFIAVGKVVQVTFGDFAFKLDFTDDKTMTFTGIGEASQGITDTVQYTAVEIRPKVYMVYWHEPQSGDNVTHIEDFERGEVYTNIAAKDGSFTHLKGQLKIVGHSGK
- a CDS encoding helix-turn-helix domain-containing protein; this translates as MSNYQAFETLREHKARLHGSVLLGTGVELAAWSNCNDRVTQESADHHTLSLYVADGYECYQQVPGGWRNGGGPDRFCIMPRQYASTWDVRSDLSFVHLYCTDGHLRQLAEQTWDRSPAAINVEPRSFGEDPQITLLYRQFLLNCDWRDSANLLALSSASNLLMSHLIQRYSQLQWKLPPARGGLAPAVARRVREYIENHLERPLLLADLAAQAGLSEYHFARMFKHATGLAPHQFVMRARLQRAERLLRHSQQPITEIALACGFNSASHFSNRFKAAYGFAPLQVRLGR
- a CDS encoding ester cyclase, translated to MKKALITCAIVGGLLASYPALSTDQAASYKSTGKGGYHHAQQKLKVVEDLYAGFFNRHDIGVAQRLIVENYKQHNPFVGDGIKPFLDFFSQTFKDNPQYSAKIYRSAVNGDLVYVHVKYQNNPQDRGTASVDIYRVNDQGKITEHWDVNQDVPEKSANDNTMF
- a CDS encoding YjcB family protein; this encodes MSTIATGLVMMRWELLSAVMMFFASQLNVVCRKTSRNGMAFMFSSLGLFTACWFVMGLMGIHLTLEAFTQFWSSAWDRYVDVVSTMPVDWPMP
- a CDS encoding MarR family winged helix-turn-helix transcriptional regulator gives rise to the protein MKKDHPEDVTLLRTQLMSLVRRLRRESRSDEKSWAQLMLLGAIDRHGGEATPSLLAESERMRSSNLAAALRELEADGLLVRTPDAEDKRRVRVCLTPAGLGLLQQSRSRREAWLLAAMESCLTEREQALLIEAGALMARLAAAPSTETE
- a CDS encoding PhzF family phenazine biosynthesis protein, whose protein sequence is MLRSDDVTPRAYKQVDVFTRTPLQGNPVAVVLEAEGLSSAQMLALARWTNLSETTFVLKPTHPVADYKVRIFTTEKELPFAGHPTLGTAHALLEAGLTPKRPGTVMQECGVGLVAVNILPEGTLAFAAPEVEFRPMAAEETERLMAALRPAVIEGGPLPVIAEMGIRWLMVRLPDAQSCLAVTPDQATIKRLQTACDVDGVVIYGACTTAEPADYEIRAFMVECGALIEDPVTGSANACLARLLKANRFPDGGQTAQGYLVRQGTQLNRDGRVSVRFIDGEPWIGGHCRTLINGTLGI